The Lewinellaceae bacterium genome has a segment encoding these proteins:
- a CDS encoding dihydrofolate reductase family protein, with product MRKIISFMHISLDGFVAGLNGEMDWIKVDEEIFDYVGKRISEGDTALYGRVTYQMMENYWPTAGDKPTATKHDIEHAKWYSNVQKVVLSKTMKDVDLTNTKIISDNLLDRINEIKQQAGEDILLFGSPTATHSLIQQNLIDGYWLFVNPIILGQGIPLFVDIKDKIKLNLLTTRQFTCGVTELNYTVERQ from the coding sequence ATGAGAAAAATAATTTCATTTATGCACATATCGCTTGACGGTTTTGTAGCAGGGCTGAACGGAGAAATGGACTGGATTAAAGTTGATGAAGAAATTTTTGATTATGTCGGTAAGCGGATAAGCGAAGGCGACACTGCATTATATGGACGAGTAACTTATCAAATGATGGAAAATTACTGGCCTACCGCAGGAGACAAGCCGACAGCGACCAAGCACGACATTGAACACGCTAAGTGGTATAGCAACGTTCAAAAAGTTGTTTTATCAAAAACAATGAAAGACGTGGATTTAACTAACACAAAAATTATTAGTGACAACCTTTTGGACAGAATAAATGAAATAAAACAACAGGCAGGTGAAGACATTTTGCTTTTTGGTAGCCCGACAGCAACACATTCACTTATTCAACAGAATTTAATTGACGGCTACTGGCTATTTGTTAATCCAATTATTCTTGGACAAGGCATTCCATTGTTTGTAGACATCAAAGATAAAATTAAACTAAACCTATTGACTACTCGGCAATTTACTTGCGGTGTAACAGAGTTGAATTATACAGTAGAAAGACAATAA
- a CDS encoding threonylcarbamoyl-AMP synthase — protein sequence MLLRINPDNPEGRKIKQVVEVLRQGGVIIYPTDTVYGLGCDIFQQKAVDRICHLRGINPEKARLSFICKDIADISEYTTQIDNQTFKLLKKNLPGPFTFVLKSGNKLPKIFKNNKKTIGIRIPKNNIVTAIIEELGHPMMTSSLKSDDELLEYFTDPIDIYEDFKKRVDLVIDGGIGGNIHSTVVDCTEADVEIIREGAGELMV from the coding sequence ATGTTGTTGAGAATTAACCCCGATAATCCTGAGGGGCGTAAAATAAAACAGGTGGTAGAAGTCCTCCGGCAAGGAGGAGTGATCATTTATCCCACCGATACCGTTTATGGATTGGGATGCGATATTTTTCAGCAAAAAGCAGTAGATCGCATCTGTCATCTGAGGGGCATTAATCCTGAAAAAGCAAGGCTTTCTTTTATTTGTAAGGATATTGCCGATATTTCGGAATATACTACGCAAATCGATAATCAGACTTTCAAATTGCTTAAGAAAAATCTTCCCGGGCCGTTCACTTTTGTTTTGAAGTCAGGCAATAAGCTGCCGAAGATCTTCAAGAACAATAAAAAGACGATAGGCATCCGTATTCCTAAAAACAATATTGTGACTGCCATCATCGAAGAACTGGGTCATCCTATGATGACTTCTTCTTTAAAATCAGATGATGAACTGCTGGAATATTTTACCGATCCTATCGACATTTACGAGGATTTCAAAAAACGCGTCGATCTCGTCATCGATGGTGGAATAGGGGGAAATATACATTCAACGGTAGTGGATTGTACGGAAGCCGATGTGGAAATCATACGCGAAGGGGCAGGGGAGTTGATGGTTTGA
- a CDS encoding alkaline phosphatase family protein — protein MMKYFIPVFLSLISFIAAAQQRQKVVIIGIDGCRPDAMALANTPNLDALIANGIFSPDALNDDITISGPGWSAILCGVWSAKHLVTGNNFTGNNYDNYPPLFYHLNLFNPAFNTASICHWAPINDYIVQDYADYKLNVSTDQEVSTQASNYITQNDPDLLFLHFDDVDHAGHSSGFTPDSPNYIAAIEGVDNFIGPVLLSIEQRPDYANEDWLIIVTTDHGGNGFGHGGNTIEEQNVFVIASGNDIPSSVITKESMVIDNNIFNCLGESEALRFDGAGDYVQIPADPSFNFGASQDFTIECRVLTSVSADVAIVGNKNWASGLNKGFVLSFKYPSGPEWKVNIGDGSSRADLNTGGAIADNEWHTLSVSFDRDGLMKMYQDGNLTASTDISFVGDINTNQGLFLGADINGAFGYSGSIAEVRVWNTIVEGNTINTWHCNPIDNTHPNFANLIGYWRLNEGTGTTQAIDHAGTHHGTIQGAVWNDPGMTIVDDYSLTPRLTDILPTALTHFCAPLKPEWNLDGSSLITSPCLLPVTLTSFRGWPLDQSVQLQWKTSSEKANAGFYVEHSRDGINFSEVGFVSGLGNAYTEHQYKFVHQTPDPGSNYYRLKQVDEDGLFAYSEMIQLLFNPNATTFQVYPTVVHDYLNIIIQKQAKEETFQIFYENGEIAEKINLQQNQNRIDVSHLPPGIFFLQKNGTDTVLKFIKY, from the coding sequence ATGATGAAATATTTCATTCCTGTATTCCTGTCATTGATTTCTTTCATTGCAGCGGCGCAGCAAAGACAAAAGGTCGTCATCATCGGAATTGACGGCTGTCGGCCTGATGCGATGGCATTGGCCAACACCCCCAATTTAGATGCGCTTATCGCAAATGGTATTTTCAGCCCTGATGCGTTAAACGATGATATTACCATCAGTGGCCCTGGCTGGTCAGCCATCCTTTGTGGAGTATGGTCTGCAAAACATCTGGTCACCGGCAATAATTTTACCGGCAATAATTATGATAATTATCCCCCATTGTTTTATCACCTCAATTTATTTAATCCTGCCTTTAATACAGCCTCCATTTGCCATTGGGCGCCTATCAATGATTACATCGTGCAGGATTACGCCGATTATAAATTAAATGTTTCCACCGACCAGGAAGTCAGTACCCAGGCTTCCAACTATATAACGCAAAATGATCCAGACCTTTTATTTCTGCATTTCGATGATGTGGATCATGCCGGCCACAGCTCTGGTTTTACCCCTGATAGCCCAAACTACATTGCAGCAATAGAAGGCGTTGATAATTTTATTGGGCCTGTTTTGTTATCTATCGAACAAAGGCCTGATTATGCCAATGAAGACTGGTTGATCATCGTCACTACTGACCATGGAGGCAATGGATTTGGGCATGGCGGCAATACCATTGAAGAACAGAATGTTTTTGTGATCGCCAGCGGAAACGATATTCCCTCCAGCGTAATCACCAAGGAATCTATGGTAATTGACAACAATATTTTTAATTGCCTGGGCGAAAGCGAAGCCCTTCGGTTTGACGGAGCAGGCGATTACGTCCAGATCCCTGCTGATCCATCTTTCAATTTCGGAGCCAGCCAGGATTTTACTATAGAATGCAGGGTACTGACCAGTGTTAGTGCTGATGTGGCCATTGTCGGAAACAAAAACTGGGCCTCCGGGTTAAACAAAGGTTTTGTCCTTTCTTTCAAATACCCTTCCGGACCGGAATGGAAGGTAAATATCGGTGACGGCAGCAGTCGGGCCGACCTCAACACGGGAGGGGCCATTGCAGATAATGAGTGGCACACCCTAAGTGTTAGCTTTGACCGCGACGGTTTGATGAAGATGTACCAGGATGGCAATTTGACCGCCTCCACCGACATTTCCTTTGTCGGGGACATTAACACGAACCAGGGATTATTTTTGGGGGCTGATATCAATGGCGCTTTTGGCTACAGCGGTTCGATTGCTGAGGTGCGTGTTTGGAATACAATAGTTGAAGGTAACACCATAAACACTTGGCATTGCAATCCTATTGACAATACCCATCCCAATTTTGCCAACCTGATCGGGTACTGGAGACTAAATGAAGGCACGGGGACCACACAGGCCATCGATCATGCCGGCACTCATCACGGCACCATTCAAGGGGCCGTTTGGAACGACCCGGGCATGACTATTGTAGACGACTACAGCCTAACCCCCAGGTTGACTGACATCCTCCCGACTGCCTTAACCCATTTTTGCGCACCTTTAAAACCCGAATGGAACCTTGATGGATCCAGTTTGATCACTTCCCCTTGTTTATTGCCGGTGACGCTTACCTCTTTTAGGGGATGGCCATTGGATCAATCCGTCCAACTACAATGGAAAACTTCTTCAGAAAAAGCAAACGCCGGATTTTACGTTGAACATAGTCGGGATGGGATAAATTTTTCTGAGGTAGGGTTCGTAAGTGGATTGGGAAATGCTTATACCGAGCATCAATATAAATTTGTCCACCAAACCCCGGATCCGGGTTCAAATTATTATCGATTGAAACAGGTAGATGAGGATGGATTATTTGCTTACAGCGAAATGATCCAACTGTTATTCAACCCAAACGCTACAACATTTCAGGTTTACCCGACGGTGGTTCATGATTATTTAAACATTATTATCCAAAAACAAGCCAAGGAAGAAACATTTCAAATTTTTTATGAAAACGGGGAAATAGCAGAGAAAATAAACTTACAGCAAAACCAAAATAGAATCGATGTATCTCATCTGCCTCCCGGAATTTTCTTCCTCCAGAAAAACGGAACAGATACCGTATTGAAGTTCATTAAATATTAA